One Thalassotalea atypica DNA window includes the following coding sequences:
- a CDS encoding DUF3545 family protein: MVDSQWDEFDFQDDIEQINRDNSKRLKKRKWREIENVKEKQRLKRELSTYDSDNFYS, translated from the coding sequence ATGGTAGATAGTCAGTGGGATGAATTTGATTTTCAAGATGACATAGAACAAATCAATCGTGACAACAGCAAGCGATTAAAGAAAAGGAAATGGCGAGAAATAGAAAACGTCAAAGAAAAGCAACGTTTGAAAAGAGAACTATCTACTTATGATAGCGATAACTTTTATTCATAA